A region of Dioscorea cayenensis subsp. rotundata cultivar TDr96_F1 chromosome 5, TDr96_F1_v2_PseudoChromosome.rev07_lg8_w22 25.fasta, whole genome shotgun sequence DNA encodes the following proteins:
- the LOC120261177 gene encoding uncharacterized protein LOC120261177, giving the protein MPGGIPQPLRALASAAGFVVGGIFTLSLASSVAIRVLQNAAESKRKKIARPCTVCKGKGFYVCKLCGGNSTIKWSPLYDPIVINPCLCPTCDGNRVQRCLNCLGKCYV; this is encoded by the exons ATGCCTGGAGGAATCCCTCAGCCACTTCGAGCATTGGCTTCGGCTGCTGGGTTTGTTGTTGGAGGCATTTTTACATTATCACTAGCTTCATCTGTGGCCATCCGAGTGTTGCAAAACGCGGCAGAATCAAAACGG AAGAAGATTGCACGGCCATGTACGGTGTGCAAAGGAAAAGGCTTCTATGTTTGCAAGTTATGCGGAGGGAATTCGACAATTAAGTGGTCTCCTTTGTATGATCCTATTGTCATTAACCCATGTCTTTGCCCGACATGCGATGGCAATAG GGTGCAAAGATGTTTGAATTGTCTTGGCAAATGCTACGTCTAA
- the LOC120261176 gene encoding uncharacterized protein LOC120261176 isoform X1, protein MLRRLLLRSSSSSITAAALHGHRFLSPNPQIQVFTRHFLDLHKIGSKEAIEKEKARISDELSRGYFADISEIRKNGGKQIAMANKTVIPSMAAVKFPDVEVSFSDGRSLRLPVSSEQAVTDASDVGVSLVCLSFRANSQAMAESWTAPFLDAFSTSGKVQVYEVSFIDSWLLSLAPVRKLFLKVMKKSNIPQRHIVYSFGDHYDLRKKLQILNLLTGYIFLLDQLGRVRWQGFGFATQDELSSLLTCTSFLLNEK, encoded by the exons ATGCTGAGGCGGCTGCTGCTTCGTTCCTCGTCTTCTTCGATCACGGCCGCCGCGCTTCATGGGCATCGATTTCTCTCGCCTAATCCCCAAATCCAAGTATTCACGCGCCATTTCCTCGATCTCCACAAG ATTGGGAGCAAAGAGGCGATCGAGAAGGAGAAAGCTCGGAT TTCGGACGAATTAAGCAGAGGATACTTTGCTGACATTTCGGAGATCCGGAAAAATGGTGGAAAG CAGATTGCGATGGCAAACAAAACTGTCATTCCTTCGATGGCAGCAGTGAAGTTTCCTGATGTTGAAGTAAGCTTTTCTGATGGTAGGAGTTTGAGGTTACCGGTATCCTCTGAGCAAGCTGTGACTGATGCAAGTGATGTGGGAGTTTCTTTGGTATGCCTTTCTTTTCGAGCAAATTCTCAG GCAATGGCTGAATCATGGACTGCTCCCTTTTTAGATGCTTTCAGCACTTCAGGAAAAGTTCAAGTATATGAG GTTTCCTTCATAGACTCTTGGCTACTCTCATTAGCTCCTGTGAGGAAACTATTCCTCAAGGTGATGAAGAAATCCAATATTCCTCAGCGACACATTGTTTATTCTTTTGGAGACCACTATGACTTGCGGAAGAAACTTCAAATACTGAATCTTCTTACTGG gtatatatttcttcttgatcAACTGGGAAGGGTTAGATGGCAAGGATTTGGATTTGCGACTCAGGATGAGCTGTCATCCCTTTTAACATGCACCTCTTTTTTGTTGAATGAGAAATGA
- the LOC120261176 gene encoding uncharacterized protein LOC120261176 isoform X2 has product MLRRLLLRSSSSSITAAALHGHRFLSPNPQIQVFTRHFLDLHKIGSKEAIEKEKARISDELSRGYFADISEIRKNGGKIAMANKTVIPSMAAVKFPDVEVSFSDGRSLRLPVSSEQAVTDASDVGVSLVCLSFRANSQAMAESWTAPFLDAFSTSGKVQVYEVSFIDSWLLSLAPVRKLFLKVMKKSNIPQRHIVYSFGDHYDLRKKLQILNLLTGYIFLLDQLGRVRWQGFGFATQDELSSLLTCTSFLLNEK; this is encoded by the exons ATGCTGAGGCGGCTGCTGCTTCGTTCCTCGTCTTCTTCGATCACGGCCGCCGCGCTTCATGGGCATCGATTTCTCTCGCCTAATCCCCAAATCCAAGTATTCACGCGCCATTTCCTCGATCTCCACAAG ATTGGGAGCAAAGAGGCGATCGAGAAGGAGAAAGCTCGGAT TTCGGACGAATTAAGCAGAGGATACTTTGCTGACATTTCGGAGATCCGGAAAAATGGTGGAAAG ATTGCGATGGCAAACAAAACTGTCATTCCTTCGATGGCAGCAGTGAAGTTTCCTGATGTTGAAGTAAGCTTTTCTGATGGTAGGAGTTTGAGGTTACCGGTATCCTCTGAGCAAGCTGTGACTGATGCAAGTGATGTGGGAGTTTCTTTGGTATGCCTTTCTTTTCGAGCAAATTCTCAG GCAATGGCTGAATCATGGACTGCTCCCTTTTTAGATGCTTTCAGCACTTCAGGAAAAGTTCAAGTATATGAG GTTTCCTTCATAGACTCTTGGCTACTCTCATTAGCTCCTGTGAGGAAACTATTCCTCAAGGTGATGAAGAAATCCAATATTCCTCAGCGACACATTGTTTATTCTTTTGGAGACCACTATGACTTGCGGAAGAAACTTCAAATACTGAATCTTCTTACTGG gtatatatttcttcttgatcAACTGGGAAGGGTTAGATGGCAAGGATTTGGATTTGCGACTCAGGATGAGCTGTCATCCCTTTTAACATGCACCTCTTTTTTGTTGAATGAGAAATGA